A window of the Dictyostelium discoideum AX4 chromosome 4 chromosome, whole genome shotgun sequence genome harbors these coding sequences:
- the proA gene encoding profilin I: MSWQQYVDEQLTGAGLSQGAILGANDGGVWAKSSGINITKPEGDGIAALFKNPAEVFAKGALIGGVKYMGIKGDPQSIYGKKGATGCVLVRTGQAIIVGIYDDKVQPGSAALIVEKLGDYLRDNGY; this comes from the exons atgagctGGCAACAATATGTCGATGAACAATTAACTGGTGCAGGACTTTCTCAAGGAGCAATTTTAGGTGCAAATGATGGTGGTGTTTGGGCTAAATCATCaggtattaatattact aAACCAGAAGGTGATGGTATAGCTGCTTTATTCAAAAATCCAGCTGAGGTATTTGCTAAGGGTGCTTTGATTGGTGGAGTAAAATATATGGGTATTAAG ggtGACCCACAAAGTATCTATGGTAAAAAGGGAGCAACTGGTTGTGTTCTTGTTAGAACAGGCCAAGCAATCATTGTTGGCATTTATGATGATAAAGTCCAACCA gGATCAGCTGCACTTATTGTTGAAAAGTTAGGTGATTACTTAAGAGATAATGGTTATTAA
- a CDS encoding AAA ATPase domain-containing protein: MLFDLINSFLKNGINNSNNNNNNNNNKNNFYNSLEDDDYLLNNQTTKVSLYLYFFIFAFMFLVVDLIMLYYKHRENIESRETDLSLKLNKMLIDFENDNKIKSSPTTSTTTTTITPTTTSSSQLRQPSTPKTTTKTINSPPSTPKSPPPLPSLESKLLYKDDIKQQLSLNEAKSQIDSAKQLDESLKYNSCIKLYIDGIEKLMALFSSYNSKEYRDYIDFYLKRAEYLKNELKKGTNLKSITNFNNFSKEYQINYNNKILEQQQQQQQQSSSTYRNSLNLSSSKSNSTINNRHSISSLSSLNSTTATTTTPSNTSTITSPGNKYGLQKSLSSTTLSLKKSSNSTNFQQPSPPSMVIPDIKGIDKSMVTLIMNEIMDRKNPVKWDDVVGLDKVKQSLMESVILPNLRPDVFTGLRAPPKGLLLFGPPGNGKTMIAKAVAYESKVTFFSISSSSLTSKYVGDGEKLVRALFAVATHFQPSIIFIDEIDSLLTERSSNESEASRRLKTEILVQFDGARTNGDERVLVMGATNRPEDLDDAALRRLVKRIYVGLPELETRLQIIQHLLVGQRHSLTKQQINSLAEVTQGYSGFDLAALCKDAAYEPIRRLGIGIKDLELNEISLISFKDFANSLKQIRPSVTSQSLKSFEKWNQKFGTI; the protein is encoded by the coding sequence atgttgtttgatttaataaattcatttttaaagaatggaataaataatagcaataataataataataataataataataaaaataatttttataattctttggaggatgatgattatttattaaataatcaaacaaCCAAAGTATcattgtatttgtatttctTTATATTTGCATTTATGTTTTTAGTAGTGGATTTAATAATGTTATATTATAAACATAGAGAGAATATAGAGTCAAGAGAAACTGAtctatctttaaaattaaataaaatgttaatagattttgaaaatgataataaaataaaatcatcaccaacaacatctactacaacaactacaataACACCAACTACTACTTCATCATCACAATTAAGACAACCATCAAcaccaaaaacaacaactaaaacaattaattcaccaccatcaacacCAAAATCACCACCACCTTTACCATCATTAGAATCAAAACTATTATATAAAGATGATattaaacaacaattatcattaaatgaaGCAAAGAGTCAAATTGATAGTGCTAAACAACTGGatgaatcattaaaatataatagttgtattaaattatatatagaTGGTATCGAGAAATTAATGGCATTATTCTCAAGTTACAACTCTAAAGAATATAGAgattatattgatttttaCCTAAAAAGAGcggaatatttaaaaaatgaattaaaaaaaggtacaaatttaaaatcaataactaattttaataatttttcaaaagaatatcaaataaattataataataaaattttagaacagcaacaacaacaacaacaacaatcatcatcaacatatAGAAActcattaaatttatcttcttctaaatcaaattcaactataaataatagacattcaatatcttcattatcttcattaaattcaacaacagcaacaacaacaacaccatcaaatACTTCAACAATAACAAGTCCGGGTAATAAATATGGATTACAAAAAAGtttatcatcaacaacattatcattaaaaaaatcatcaaattcaaccaATTTTCAACAACcttcaccaccatcaatGGTTATACCAGATATAAAAGGAATTGATAAATCTATGGTAACATTAATTATGAATGAAATTATGGATAGAAAGAATCCTGTTAAATGGGATGATGTGGTTGGATTGGATAAAGTTAAACAATCATTGATGGAATCAGTtattttaccaaatttaagACCCGATGTTTTCACAGGTTTAAGGGCACCTCCAaaaggtttattattatttggtccACCAGGTAATGGTAAAACAATGATTGCCAAAGCAGTTGCCTATGAAAGTAAAGTAACATTTTTTAGTATCTCTTCAAGTTCACTAACTAGCAAGTATGTAGGTGACGGTGAAAAATTGGTACGTGCATTATTCGCTGTTGCAACTCATTTTCAACcttcaattattttcattgatgaaattgattcattgCTAACTGAACGTTCTTCAAATGAATCTGAGGCATCTCGTCGTTTAAAAACAGAGATTTTAGTTCAATTCGATGGTGCTAGAACAAATGGTGATGAAAGAGTATTGGTAATGGGTGCAACTAATAGACCAGAGGATTTGGATGATGCTGCATTACGTCGTCTCGTTAAACGTATTTATGTTGGTTTACCAGAACTTGAAACTCGTTTACAAATTATTCAACATTTACTAGTGGGTCAAAGACATTCTCTAACCaaacaacaaattaattCACTAGCTGAAGTAACTCAAGGTTACAGTGGTTTTGATTTAGCTGCACTTTGTAAAGATGCTGCTTATGAACCAATTAGAAGATTAGGTATAGGtattaaagatttagaattaaatgaaatctCTCTTATTAGTTTTAAAGACTTTGCTAATagtttaaaacaaattagaCCATCAGTAACTTCTCaatctttaaaatcttttgaaaaaTGGAATCAAAAGTTTGgaactatttaa
- a CDS encoding DUF1683 family protein, producing the protein MNELPDDLVLSPQPLIGLIGCQSLHSQIIDCLSTKNVTDFERIHPTTPSNNNTPILTSTIGGDNRRNSGQYSSSPSIDPFSILHNNNNNNTSNYSNSPSSLSNQLGELSLQQKSLSQFDELWKSPTQKVGTPILTSAATGGEAGGWRFQNSNIPLFKTVPLETDSLSFKKEKKVEVNPHPMGILKANWIHKHTFSIPSVVSLFLQWPDDKNNSKAHDQMLQQVDLVRTNMKSRNIKLIVIIVTSIVLDHEEKVNTIRKKADIDPKYFLFLNKQDIKPFVKKWERLALELSEQYYKEMCQYTKSQIAKSNHPFLSIRYNFKIAFYSEFFRGDNSTSLKYYRDCYNLLNYKSNNDSRGIRFAEIRSLASFFNFKICKISMLNSDIATTTTTPTNTTPNTPNSITTNPSISITPSIPILATTTLTTSTPGGTILSPTGTPGMMQQPSSQQQQQAQFSTSPLQSQYQPSYLQQQSLQPSQPQQQIQQSGTGFFYQQQQQSQQSQQSQQQILLQQQQNQFEKQIKLIQDSLNQFEKHIKTFKIYMGPAEKEFTHCIWLAREYQIFAELLELCPSIIRSNFNTNPGFYYQISAKHQGNRRDSFKALSNHYKENVNVLEYRDIKPKFDLSNLTYIGQPPPVGSHPLDDNNNNNNNTNNTNNISNNNNTQLQTYEEQLTIADENDLSKSIAIELSLNYTNLIIKTLVKAYDQSTVSGNHRILSFIESLIAYEYFISKQYDLALKYYNKNAFTYRREKWTTLLTHSLSMLLKSVHYLNLPTNYIGYALDYLSPELNNTVADRANIQNTIIHILTDGAQKLSPPLSLEKSLDINMDHVHPLLDCRVQFPSSFTFTNSTTEFYVVIGSHFPNPIRFSALKVIFSEKSYNKSIHDKQPIQSPINQSTIKRDDHSRQDLIFLPDESRLFTFKLEVAKEKMELECLSVILELGNIGSPTKTINFVWNVQEWAIKSDETEIEKKIKDPSSLLISTTTTPPIQNKLKDKNIKTTQQQQQQQPPKTLEKLNPYKKFLERSSIRILDHESLIQIKCNHSSPAIVNEFYEIELEIINNDAEIKGGTIRFEIQQSQQTTTLLQQNPQQPLPQTQHSHHHHQQQQQQQQQQLQQQQLQQQQQQQQLQQQQQSVNIININNQSCEKGIYLEPNRSTPLSEMKLTTIKETKSFKKMFYVYSSVVDENKLLISISYETKTGEISHTSKLFTIPVVVGFNTQFQFFNEHLQLITDLYDQGVQTRENLLLLSEIKSQLPFNIIIENTKLSISTAAESARNATLLSPNVANNNPNTPNNNPNNNNPNNNPNNPNNNSGGVNNNIINNLNMILDDSINNLPVAQLLSDSNKLLKDVELSKNTTYSGWFNLIPLVISESISFGSFIIEWRRKGQSSKIISTLPIQLPYIRTTPNPFLAKVHVPSFGIVGQPLTQSIIIKNNTNFLQEFDLQVINPPSYGNSDIPFFFSGDKQSTFSIHPDSTHEIKHILLPLVAGKLNLPHFKIISKRFNKELSKTKNTNNFIFVKPNLNWNQ; encoded by the exons atgaatgaaTTACCAGATGATCTTGTACTTTCACCACAACCattaattggtttaattgGATGTCAATCATTACATTCACAAATTATTGATTGTTTATCAACAAAGAATGTAACAGATTTTGAAAGGATTCAtccaacaacaccatcaaataataatacaccaaTTTTAACATCAACTATTGGTGGTGATAATAGAAGGAATAGTGGTCAatattcatcatcaccatcaattgatccattttcaattttacataacaataacaataataatacttcaAATTATAGTAATAGTCCATCATCACTATCAAATCAATTGGGtgaattatcattacaacaaaaatcattatcacaATTTGATGAATTATGGAAATCACCAACTCAAAAAGTTGGTACACCAATTTTAACATCAGCAGCAACAGGTGGTGAAGCAGGTGGATGGAGatttcaaaattcaaatataccattatttaaaacagtACCATTAGAAACtgattcattatcatttaaaaaagaaaaaaaagttgaagtTAATCCACATCCAATGGGTATTTTAAAAGCAAATTGGATTCATAAACATACATTTTCAATACCATCTGTAGTTTCATTATTCCTTCAATGGCctgatgataaaaataattctaaagCTCATGATCAAATGTTACAACAAGTTGATTTAGTTAG aacAAATATGAAAAgtagaaatattaaattaatagttATTATTGTAACATCAATAGTATTAGATCATGAAGAAAAAGTTAACACTATTAGAAAGAAAGCAGATATTGATCCAAAATACTTTTTATTCTTAAATAAACAAGATATAAAACCATTTGTAAAGAAATGGGAAAGATTAGCTTTAGAATTATCTGAACAATATTATAAAGAAATGTGTCAATATACAAAATCACAAATTGCAAAATCAAATCATCCTTTCCTTTCAATTcgttataattttaaaatagcTTTTTATTCTGAATTTTTCAGAGGTGATAATTCTACAAGTTtaaa gtATTATAGAGattgttataatttattaaattataaatcaaataatgatagtaGAGGCATTAGGTTTGCAGAGATTAGAAGTTTAgcatcattttttaattttaaaatttgtaaaatatcAATGTTAAATAGCGATATAgcaaccactaccaccacacCAACAAATACTACACCAAATacaccaaattcaataacGACAAATCCATCAATATCTATAACACCTTCAATACCAATTTTGGCGACAACAACATTAACAACATCTACACCTGGTGGTACAATTCTATCACCAACTGGTACACCTGGAATGATGCAACAACcatcatcacaacaacaacaacaagcacaaTTTAGTACATCACCATTACAATCACAATATCAACCTTCatatttacaacaacaatcattacAACCATCACagccacaacaacaaattcaacaaagtGGAACaggttttttttatcaacaacaacaacaatcacaacaatcacaacaatcacaacaacaaatattattacaacaacaacaaaatcaatttgaaaaacaaattaaattaattcaagattcattgaatcaatttgaaaaacatattaaaacatttaaaatttatatggGTCCAGCTGAAAAGGAATTCACTCATTGTATTTGGTTAGCAAGAGAGTATCAAATATTTGCAGAGTTATTAGAATTATGTCCATCAATTATtagatcaaattttaatacaaatcctggtttttattatcaaatttctGCAAAACATCAAGGTAATCGTAGAGATAGTTTCAAAGCATTATCAAATCATTATAAAGAGAATGTTAATGTTTTAGAATATCGTGATATTAAACCAAAGTTTGATCTTTCAAATTTAACATATATTGGTCAACCACCACCAGTTGGTTCACATCCacttgatgataataataataataataataataccaataataccaataatattagtaataataataatacacaaTTACAAACATATGAAGAACAATTAACAATTgcagatgaaaatgatttatcaaaatcaattgcaattgaattatcattaaattatacaaatttaataattaaaacattgGTTAAAGCATATGATCAATCAACTGTTAGTGGTAATCATCGTATTTTATCATTCattgaatcattaattgCTTATGAATATTTCATATCGAAACAATATGATTTAGCattgaaatattataataagaATGCATTTACATATCGTCGTGAGAAATGGACAACTTTATTAACTCATAGTTTATCAATGCTTTTGAAATCTGTacactatttaaatttaccaacAAATTATATTGGTTACGCTTTGGATTATCTATCAccagaattaaataatacagTAGCGGATAGAgcaaatattcaaaataccATCATTCATATTCTAACTGATGGTGCTCAAAAATTgtcaccaccattatcattgGAGAAATCATTGGATATCAATATGGATCATGTTCATCCATTATTAGATTGTAGAGTTCAGTTCCCTTCTTCTTTCACTTTTACAAATTCAACCACAGAATTTTATGTTGTAATTGGGTCACATTTTCCAAACCCAATTAGATTCTCTGCTTTAAAAGTTATTTTCTCTGAGAAATcttataataaatcaattcatGATAAACAACCAATTCAATCaccaatcaatcaatcaacaattaaaagagaTGATCATAGCAGACAAGATTTAATTTTCCTTCCTGATGAATCTAGATTATTCACTTTTAAACTTGAAGTAGCAAAAGAGAAAATGGAATTAGAATGTTTATCAGTAATTTTAGAATTGGGTAATATTGGTTCACCAACAAAAACTATAAACTTTGTTTGGAATGTTCAAGAATGGGCAATTAAATCTGATGAAActgaaattgaaaagaaaattaaagatccatcatcattattaatttcaacaacaacaacaccaccaattcaaaacaaattaaaagataaaaatattaaaacaacacaacaacaacaacaacaacaaccaccaaaaactttagagaaattaaatccatataaaaagtttttagaaAGATCATCAATTAGAATACTTGATCATGaatcattaattcaaattaaatgTAATCATAGTTCACCTGCAATTGTAAATGAATTttatgaaattgaattagaaattataaataatgatgCTGAAATTAAAGGTGGTACAATTAGATTTGAAattcaacaatcacaacaaacTACAACTCTACTACAACAGAATCCACAACAACCATTACCACAAACTCAACACtcacatcatcatcatcaacaacaacaacaacaacaacaacaacaattacaacaacaacaattacaacaacaacaacaacaacaacaattacaacaacaacaacaatcagttaatattattaatattaataatcaatcatGTGAAAAAGGAATTTATTTAGAACCAAATAGATCAACACCATTAAGTGAAATGAAATTAACAACGATTAAAGAAACAAAGAGTTTTAAGAAAATGTTTTATGTTTATTCTTCAGttgttgatgaaaataaattattaattagtaTTAGTTATGAAACTAAAACTGGTGAAATATCACATACATCAAAGTTATTTACAATTCCTGTAGTTGTTGGTTTCAATACACAATTCCAATTCTTTAATGAACATTTACAATTGATTACTGATCTCTATGATCAAGGTGTACAAACTAGAGAgaatcttttattattaagtgaaattaaatcacaattaccttttaatattataattgaaaatacaaaattatcaatttcaactgCTGCTGAATCTGCAAGAAATGCAActttattatcaccaaatgttgctaataataatcctaatactccaaataataatccaaataataataatccaaataataatccaaataatccaaataataatagtggtggtgtaaataataatattataaataatcttAATATGATTTTAGATGATagcattaataatttaccagttgcacaattattatcagattcaaataaattattaaaagatgttgaattatcaaaaaatacaaCTTATAGTGGTTGGTTTAATTTGATACCATTGGTAATTAGTGAATCTATTAGTTTTGgttcttttattattgaatggAGAAGAAAAGGTCAATCAAGTAAAATCATTTCAACATTACCAATTCAATTACCATATATTAGAACAACACCAAATCCATTCCTTGCAAAAGTTCATGTACCTTCTTTT
- the cysS gene encoding cysteine-tRNA ligase codes for MSENSSPKLESTSAAAASTKKPFPEWIKPKGKETELLINNSLTGGKVPFVFNESGKGRSLTWYACGPTVYDASHMGHARTYISFDIIRRIMKNYLGFNIQYVMNITDIDDKIIIRANENGISHSDLSKKWETAFFEDMKLLNVLPPDALTRVTEYVPQIVEYVEKIISNGFAYESNGSVYFDTVAFSKAHDYGKLEPNSVGNEKLAAEGEGSLTATSAVSEKRSGFDFALWKKSKPGEPVWNSPWGEGRPGWHIECSAMASDLLGGNIDIHSGGSDLKFPHHDNELAQSEAFYGNRQWINYFVHSGHLLIDGLKMSKSLKNFITIKQALEKYTSRQMRMFFILHKYDKAMNYSPESMGYAIEMEKTFVEFFHTAKQILRDSPLSLPQFWTQAEKDLNKHLQNANDQVHQFILDNFNTSDALKTLSDLVNKTNVYIRSCAEQKTNPRLNLISAIAEYITYIFSVFGLTESSTASSMIGFGSAGKGNIEEEMTPILNALTQFRSEVRASAIAKDTTSILKTCDNLRDEVLPLLGVKIDDKSATTAMWKFEDKETLKKEIEQKKEIEKKKQADKEEKEKKLKEKFEKSKIPPQQLFINETDKYSKFNELGMPTHDKEGVEITKSQLKKLQKEYDNQTKEHNNYLKSLSTSTSSPTLTSTQSPQ; via the exons aTGTCTGAAAATTCATCACCAAAATTAGAATCAACAtcagcagcagcagcaagTACAAAAAAACCATTCCCAGAATGGATTAAACCTAAAGGCAAAGAaactgaattattaattaataatagtttaacaGGTGGTAAAGTACCATTCGTTTTCAATGAAAGTGGTAAAGGTAGATCATTAACATGGTATGCTTGTGGTCCAACAGTTTATGATGCATCACATATGGGTCATGCTAGAACTTATATTAGTTTTGATATCATTAGACGTATtatgaaaaattatcttGGTTTCAATATCCAATATGTTATGAACATTACCgatattgatgataaaatcattattcgtgcaaatgaaaatggtatTTCACATAGTGatctttcaaaaaaatgGGAGACTGCTTTCTTTGAAgatatgaaattattaaat gtATTACCACCAGATGCATTAACAAGAGTTACAGAATATGTACCACAAATTGTTGAATATGTTGAAAAGATTATTTCAAATGGATTTGCATATGAATCAAATGGATCAGTTTATTTTGATACAGTAGCATTTTCAAAAGCACATGATTATGGTAAATTAGAACCAAATTCAGTTGGTAATGAGAAATTAGCAGCAGAGGGTGAAGGATCATTAACAGCAACATCAGCAGTTTCAGAGAAACGTAGTGGTTTTGATTTTGCATTATGGAAGAAATCTAAACCAGGTGAACCAGTTTGGAATAGTCCTTGGGGTGAGGGTCGTCCAGGATGGCATATTGAATGTTCAGCAATGGCATCCGACCTTCTTGGTGGCAATATCGATATTCATTCGGGTGGTTCAGATTTGAAATTCCCACATCACGATAACGAATTGGCACAATCTGAAGCATTCTATGGCAATCGTCAATGGATTAACTATTTCGTACACAGTGGTCATTTATTGATCGATGGTTTGAAAATGTCAAAATCCTTAAAGAATTTCATCACAATTAAACAAGCCTTGGAAAAGTATACTTCACGTCAAATGAGAATGTTTTTCATTCTTCATAAATATGATAAAGCCATGAACTATTCACCAGAGTCCATGGGTTACGCCATTGAAATGGAGAAAACTTTTGTAGAGTTCTTCCATACCGCCAAACAAATCCTTAGAGATTCTCCATTATCTTTACCACAATTTTGGACTCAAGCTGAAAaggatttaaataaacatcTTCAAAATGCAAATGACCAAGTTCATCAATTCATTCTTGATAACTTTAACACCTCTGACGCTTTGAAAACTTTATCAGATCTCGTCAATAAAACAAATGTTTACATTAGATCATGTGCTGAACAAAAGACAAATCCaagattaaatttaattagtgCAATCGCAGAGTATATCACTTACATTTTCTCTGTTTTCGGTTTAACCGAATCTTCAACCGCCTCTTCAATGATTGGTTTCGGTTCCGCTGGTAAAGGTAATATCGAAGAGGAGATGACTCCAATCTTAAATGCTCTCACTCAATTCCGTTCAGAGGTACGTGCTTCTGCAATCGCAAAAGATACTACCTCAATCCTTAAAACTTGTGATAACCTTCGTGATGAGGTTTTACCATTATTGGGCGTAAAGATTGATGATAAATCCGCAACAACTGCAATGTGGAAATTTGAAGATAAAGAAACcctcaaaaaagaaattgaacaaaagaaagaaattgaaaagaagAAACAAGCTGACAaggaagaaaaagaaaaaaaattaaaagagaaatttgaaaaatcaaaaattccACCACAACAACTCTTTATCAATGAAACTGATAAATACTCAAAATTCAATGAATTGGGTATGCCAACTCATGATAAGGAAGGTGTTGAAATTACAAAatcacaattaaaaaaattacaaaaagaaTATGATAATCAAACTAAAGaacataataattatttgaaatcattatcaacttcaacatcatcaccaactttAACTTCAACTCAATCACcacaataa